A segment of the Synechococcus sp. MEDNS5 genome:
TGATGATGGGTCTGCGACCGTTTACTTCGGCCCCAAGGCACCGGAAGGACAAGACGGTAATTGGGTGCAGACCATGCCCGGCAAGGGATACAACGCAATCCTTCGTCTTTACGGCCCGCTTGAACCATGGTTCGAAAAAAGCTGGATGCCAGGCGACTTCGAATCAGTTAAATAGCTGGTCAAATATCATGCCTTAAATGCATACAGATAAACGCACCACTTGCTTAGAGAGTAGTGCTGTTCTGCGCCGCGGTTGGTGCTTTCCCCCTGGTCTGATCCATTCCTCTGCAGAATCACTGCATTGATGGGGAGCGTGGTGGCTGGAGCTGGTGTGAATCCTGCTGATCAGCGCTGGGGTTTCTGGCCGCTGCTGCCACATAGCTCTCAGTCACAGGAAGTGGTCTGAGGGGCTTGTCCCTGAGTTGTCCCTGGAATTTTGTGCAAGTGGGCTGGATGGTGTGCAACTGCAGCCCCGAGCACTCACGCCGATGCGTGATGGCCGCTTTCTCGATTCGACGTGTTCAGAGATGAACCAAGACTGCAAGGGCAGCTGGCGCATCAACAACATCACCTATCGCGATGAGCCGGGTTATCAGCTCAGGGCAATGCTGAGATACAACTGAACCCCAGCGTTGCCTTCAACAGTTGATTTTTGAGGACGTCAAGGGCAGAGATTTGAAGCCTGAAGTCATCAGCCTTCAAGGACTGGATCTTTACCGAAACGATGTTGATAGCAAAAGACTGTTCATCAAGTTTCAGGAGAATTCGTCAAGCCAGCTGAGCGGGGCTTTTACAATGAATGTCAGCGTGGTTTCTGAATGGATCCTTCCAAATCGTTAAGTGATCAGCTGCGCCGGTGGTTGCAAGCTGAGCTGATCGATGCCGATATGGCCGAAGCGATTCAGCGATGGGAAGACTCCCAGCTCAATCAGTCAAAGCATTCATCGGTGCGTCATTTGACTGTGCCAATTCGTTTAACGATTCTGCTGGGTTCACTGCTGTTGGCTGCTGGCTTACTGCTTTTCGTCTCAGCTCACTGGGATCAGATGCCACCGTTGTGGCGCGTGAGCCTGCTTCTGTTCATCGTGATCGCTCTTCACGCTGGTGGTGCTTGGTTTTCTGAGCGTTTTCAGCTGATGGCACTTGGCTTGCACGCAGTTGGCACGATGGCTTTTGGTGCGGGAGTGTTTCTCTGCGCTCAGATTTTCCACCTCGATGTCCTCTGGTCGTTCCGTTGGGGCCTACTGCTCTGGTCCTTTGGAGCCGCAGCCGGGTGGATGTTGTTGCGGCAGTGGCCCCAATTGGCCTTACTTTCACTGCTTCTGCCTGGATGGATCAGCGCACTGATCATCGTCGAAGTGGATCGGTTTTCGAGCTCTGAAGCGGACTGGGCCGTCGTTCCAATTGCTGCTGGTGCACTTCTGACTGCTTTGACATATTTCACAGCACCTGATCGAACGCCATTGACCCCCGCTCGCTCGGTGTTGATGTGGATAGGTGGTCTTGCTCTGGTGCCGGCAGCAGTGACTTGGGCTGTAGTGGCGACGGGTATGGATTTACCTGCTTTGGGACAGCCGCTTTGGTTGTCATTGCTGGTCTGGGTCGTGACGCTGGGTGGGCCGGTCATCCTTGGTTGGTGGCTACGACCCCATCGCTTTTGGCCCCTGGCTCTTGCAGCGATCTGGATGGTCCTCGATCTTGTGATCCAGGTTCAAGGATTCAGTGTGCTGAGTTTTGCTTGGTGGGGGGTCGGGTCTGTGGGCTTGATGCTTTGGGGAAGTACTGAGGCCCGAGCAGAGCGGGTGAACATCGGCATCGTTCTGCTCGCTACCACGCTGATTGGCTTCTATTTCACTGAGGTGATCGGTCGTTTTGATCGCTCACTCTCCCTTTTGGGGCTTGGCATGTTCTTTTTAGTTGGTGGATGGGGCTTAAACAGATTGCGACAAGCTCTGCTTCCCAATCTTCCTCCCAATCCTCC
Coding sequences within it:
- a CDS encoding DUF2157 domain-containing protein is translated as MDPSKSLSDQLRRWLQAELIDADMAEAIQRWEDSQLNQSKHSSVRHLTVPIRLTILLGSLLLAAGLLLFVSAHWDQMPPLWRVSLLLFIVIALHAGGAWFSERFQLMALGLHAVGTMAFGAGVFLCAQIFHLDVLWSFRWGLLLWSFGAAAGWMLLRQWPQLALLSLLLPGWISALIIVEVDRFSSSEADWAVVPIAAGALLTALTYFTAPDRTPLTPARSVLMWIGGLALVPAAVTWAVVATGMDLPALGQPLWLSLLVWVVTLGGPVILGWWLRPHRFWPLALAAIWMVLDLVIQVQGFSVLSFAWWGVGSVGLMLWGSTEARAERVNIGIVLLATTLIGFYFTEVIGRFDRSLSLLGLGMFFLVGGWGLNRLRQALLPNLPPNPPS